The Girardinichthys multiradiatus isolate DD_20200921_A chromosome 7, DD_fGirMul_XY1, whole genome shotgun sequence region agaaatattgcctagttgtaatagatgaacctagtgacacatttcttccccacatatggtatcccacagattataaggtcagataatggaactcattttgtaaataaattaatataactAAGTTCtagagcattagggtttcagttaaagattaaggaaaacaatggaagaaacagggaggccatgacccgaatgcctatccctggttaattatggatgagaataactccaaatcaaactggtcttactccatttgccacctactgtacatcattgtataactccacccactgtgttctgagcctgagatcacgtgacaccaagttgctgatgtgaatttgtattctcaaagaaatagtacatggcagaccgttttctctgccctctgacatgaatgaaatagagaaagcacaacaggaaccttcattagctgagtggatgaataaaatgttgcagacaaaagaagaacaaatgtccagtggtctgccgataatctctgctcctatcccacagaatgaggcctggagacctggtcctgattaagacactccaccggaaggattggagcactcctcggtggaaagggccgtttcaaatactcctgacaacgcccacagctctgaaaatagcagagaggccttcctggatccataaaagccactgtaagccagttttgccgttacaggagccaaaccaaccgacggggtagcagaggaagtccgggttcaaagatggcccagcgtctcaaaccggtgaagaaaacagctgatctgcgcccaattataaaatggctctctgtaacatgtggacaggactgataagcctgagcttaattctggtagcaggactctttctctatctaaagcaggatccacaggaggtgataccgaaccagaagagatggacatcagacgggacccatctcagaacactgacggaagaacatgacgcacatccattcctacagaatttctggtattgttcatggtggcatatgcaacactgaaccaggtagaaatgcacgaaaatgaaggggacgattatgatgacatgttgtaaataaatcacatcaaaagcctgagtgaactcatacattgtatttcataaaataaccttacagcagaaaatcggaagaagttgttgcttaagtgaaatgagaaaaagtacaatgatgacataaacagggcagattttttaattcttttatttttatgatttcaagtattattcttttatttttatgatttcaagtattattcttttatttttatgatttcaagtattattcttttatttttatgatttcaagtatcattcttttatttttatgatttcaagtatcattattttatttttatgatttcaagtatcattattttatttttatgatttcaagtattaatcaacatttaacttttaatggtcgccgagggcggcggggccgtatgagtatttcccacaaaatataatctgtttaccgtccgtgggttttcgctcatacaaagtatttttcttactcgtttttatattaaatgtttttacttgtgataaaaggagggactgttggatgggtgcaaaaacttgttatcactcatgtaaaaaccttgggttgcaaggcacctgcactatgccttcctccctgtgtgtgtgagatcattgttatctctgtgtgaaccagcctcctttccgtctcacacacatacaccctgtctgaactgtctgttgaactgtgcatataaataaagagatagggtgtcaaaactttgtagtttcactgcaaagtgggctacccttgtcacaagtaactatgactgtatcgttcttacctctgagttgactaaataatacctaacagtctgcaagagacctgagactgggacagagatttatcttccaataagacaatgattcaaaacataaagccaaatctacaatggaatggttcacaaataaacatatccaggtgttggaatggccacatcaaagtccagacctgaatccaatcgagaatctgtggaaaaaagctgaagactgctgttcacaaatgctctccatccaacctcactgagctcgagctgttttgcaaggaagaatgggcaagaatttcagtcacTCGATCTGCAAAACTGAtaagagacataccccaagcgacttgcagctttaattgcagcaatgggtggcactacaaagtattaatgcaacggggccgaataatattgcacgccccacttttcagttttttatttgttaaacaagtttgacacatccaataaatttcattccacttcacgatagTGTCCCACTtgctgattcttcacaaaaaattaggattttatatctttatgtttgaagcctgaaatgtggcaagagtttgaaaagttcaagggggccgaatactttcgcaaggcactgtaaataaactgaattgaacctCACACTCGATACTGGAGCAGTTTAGAGAAACAGTTAGCCTGACATGCACCATGTACAGAGGTATATCTGTACTGCCAGGCCACACACAAAAGCACCTAGAACAATTCAAAAGAGATTGGAGCTAactacatttaaagaaaaatataatacaCACACCATGTCTTTCAGGATTTATTTTAAGCAAACGGCAAGGATTTTTACTGATACATGAAGGATGTGATGGAATCAGGAAATAAGGACCGATTTTGTTTTGGCACATTGCAGCCAGAGTTTGAAGGAAGAAGGAATCTTTCTATAATCCCTTTCCAGTTAAAAGCATAGACTGCACCACAGAGGGGGAAAATATGAACTCTTCTGGCATGATCTTGGGCCAACGGTGGAtcaggtggtaggggtttgtcctgtaaccggttCAAAACCAtgctgtctgtctcagtcgttgtgtccttagGCAAGACACCTTACCTgctttgcctgctgatggtggtcagagtgCCCAGTGGCACAGATTGTATGGCAGCTCCACTTTCAATTCTGCACCACTGCAGCTGTGGTTACAATGTAGCTTTCGACTGtcggtgtgtgaatgtgtaGTGTAAAGAGCTTTGGAGTCCTTCGACTTGATAAAGTGACTTCATCCCATAGCAAAATCTTTACAaacaaagcagctgaaatgtcttgaaaagacttaaaaatggCTAATCAAAAATACTGTCTTCATCTGAAGTGTTCAGCCAGTCAATAGCTTTGTTTGACATGTCCAAACTGTTTGATGACACCCGGTATACTTAGTCCAAATGGGTCTTCTCTTGCAGGAACTTGTATTCATACTGAAAATAACATAAGGGCAGCAGTTACTGAAGGCCCAAATCAACAAAGAGTCACCATCAATTATTAAAAGAACAAACTCTTTGACATGCCTGAGACAGTAACAATAattaataacattaataatattaataagcACACCAGCTATTTGGTTCATCAACATAAGTGgagtatttaatgttttatcagatgttcatgaataaaataatcatCATAATCTAACACCAGGGAGTCAGGATACCAGACAGGACCTTTTAACCAGAAGATTGTGCTCCAACCTTTACACTGTGTACAATACACAAACATATTCTTATAGCACATGTCAACAAAGACTGCATTCCATCTGTGGAGTTTCTTGTATATGAAAAACTGTCTAGGACTGTTtgggagttttttttaaatcatttcagtAACCCCTGCCACTTTAATTTGTTATTCTTGTGTCTTTGTAAATTCTTTATTTGTAGGATTGTAACCAAACGCACTGGCATCCCAAGGTACCTTGACTGGGATGGAAAGGCTCTTCAGTATACCTCTTTCTACACCGTCCAAGGAGAGCCAACCAATAGGGTAATTATTAAGATTTTATCCGCTTTGAAGCCTAAGGCAACCCACTTGCCTGCATACAGGAAAGAGTCTAAACGTACAGATGCTAAACTGTCCAGATCCAATGGGCTGAGTGTGTGCTAACAAAAACAGGTCCcaaaaaacatctgttaaaaatataagataaatattGTACTAGATATATTTTGGTCTGATACGGAATAGcctacatacaggggttggacaatgaaactgaaacacctggctttagaccacaataatttattggccaggtcactacgtgatactggtggaggaaaacgtttcctgacttgctcctccaaaacaccccaaagtggttcaataatatttagatctggtgactgtgcaggccatgggagatgttcaacttcacttccatgttcatcaaaccaatctttcaccagtcttgctgtgtgtattggtgcattgtcatcctgatacacggcaccgccttcaggatacaatgtttgaaccattggatatacatggtcctcaagaatggttcggtagtccttggcagtgacgcgcccatctagcacaagtattgggccaagggaatgcaatgatatggcagcccaaactatcactgatccacccccatgcttccctctgggcatgcaacagtctgggtggtacgcttctttggggcttctccacaccgtaactctcccggatgtggggaaaacagtaaaggtggactcatcagagaacaatacatgtttcacattgtccacagcccaagatttgcgctccttgcaccattgaaaccgacgtttggcattggcatgagtgaccaaaggtttggctatagcagcccggccgtgtatattgacctgtggagctcctgacggacagttctggtggaaacaggagagttgaggtgcacatttgattctgccgtgatttgggcagccgtggttttatgttttttggatacaatccgggttaacacccgaacatccctttcagacagcttcctcttgtgtccacagttaatcctgttggatgtggttcgtccttcttggtggtatgctgacattaccctggataccgtggctcttgatacatcacaaagacttgctgtcttggtcacagatgtgccagcaagacgtgcaccaacaatttgtcctcttttgaactctggtatgtcacccataatgttgtgtgcatttcaatattttgagcaaaactgtgctcttaccctggtaattgaaccttcacactctgctcttactggtgcaatgtgcaatcaatgaagactggctaccgggctggtccaatttagccatgaaacctcccgcactaaaatgacaggtgtttcaatttcattgtccaaccactgtatGTTTGTAATAATATGCATCAGTTTTGGTTAGTCTCTGACTGTTTTACATAGTTAACTTGTGTTAACCCAAGAAATTTATcgcattcatttttttaaataaatttggctCTACTGAAGTTCAAACAGTcaccacaaaacattttattaaacttttatACCTATCTCGCATAAAgaggtttaaatatttttggcaaAATAGCAAATGTTTCAGTTCAAAATAATTAGTGTTTACAATTTGTTTCTTGTTCATCTGCATTTAATTTTTGGACATAATGTCATTAACGAGGAAATTTACTGAGCTATTCTGAACTTTTCAAGTCTGATTAGTGGAATACCTCTGAAATCTATGTCAGGCCTTGTAAGACCATTATCATTAAATGTTACAACAAAACACATCAGCAAAACAGAGCTGTGGTACACTTTGTTTCTTTCAAAACAGGAATAAGCAAAGCATTGCACTGGTGTTTGTCATTATgagtcaaaatgtgaaacagcagTATTAATATTTCTCTAAGGCAGTATGATTTAAGACTTAtggtaaaagaaaatcaaaggaAATGTTAAATTCCTAAATATCTAAAATCCTATACAGGTTTATTTAAAAACCCCACAAAGGTCTAGTTTAAAACGTCCTTCATAAAGTTAATTACAGATCCCTATAGAAGTTTATATTTtaactaataaaacatttaaagggaTATGTTTCTTTTAGGGTGttcaaatccataatttaaacCCTAATGGCATCCCTAACTATGGTCAGAAGTTTATGATGATGTCACACATTTTAAGCTGTTTAACCCAAATAAAaccccttttatttatttaccaaaaGCATTATTTACCAAAGCAAGCTGCCGTCCGATGTTTCCCATGGTGATAACCCCAGCAAAGAAGATGCAGGGAAGCCAAGAGCGAATGTAAAGGAAATCTGGATTAGTATACCTAAACAGAGAATATGCACATAACAGAACAATCATCTTTGACCTTTTTTCTAGTTACACAACTTTCAACTTCTTTTGCAAACAAAATTTTGCtttagaaaattttaaaacaaatacaaaaacaaatagaaatagttaaacatattttttctatAAACTAGTAAGCCTCATAACTGAATGGTACAACTGTCAACAATTATTATTTAACagcttaaaatataaaaaaaagcagCAGACAATctccatttaaaaataaatgggaatacatgaaaaatataaagaaacaatttcagtttaaaacaacaacaaaaactttGCTAGAAATAGACCCACAttggaaaaaatacatttcttttttatataattcccttaatattaacatttctaAGTTCGCAGCTTTAGTTTAAACGACATGGGAGGGGGAGTTGGGTGAGGATATGCAGAAACATGGTGGGAGGCTGCCAATAATTTAATTCAACAGTCTTCAATTTGTGCCCGACATGCCTTGGTCCAGTGCACAATATTCTATAAAGTACATTACACAAACgcaaaattggctaaaatctacTCAACAGTTAGTCATGCTTGTAATATTAGTGGACACTCTCCAGCTAATCATGCTCACATGTTTTGGGCTTGCCCTAAATTGAGTGGGTTTTGGGGTAATGTCTTCAAAACGCTCAGTCAAACTTATGATCAGACAATTCTCCCCAGTCCGCTATCAGCTATATTTGGCATCCCTCCAGACCCGGGCTTTTCGCATTCTCTGAGACGAGCTCTCGCCTTCTCCACTCTGCTGGCTCGTAGACTTATTTTACTTAAGTGGAAACTAAGCATACCTCCCGAACCATGACCATTGGGTGAGACGTTCTTTTACAACCTGAAACTGGAAAAACTGAGATTTTCACTTAAGGGCTTTACCAGCAAATTTATGGAGACTTGAGACCTTTCCTATAACTAGCAGGCTTTGCTTCCTGACACCGgaacaaattatttaatgaccaatttattttcagtttttattttgtattcccTGTCTGTTTTGTTATGTGTATGGCTGGGTGGATGTGTAAGTATATGTAGTATTAGAGTGCTGTGTTAAATTTTTGTCTTGGCTTCGGACCTTGATAGTGATGTGTTCGGGGGGTTAGGgttggggtggggggtgggaaTAGGTTTAGGGTAGAACAGTGTAACCCATGTtactaaattaaaaataaattttttaaacaaCTAAGGTCATGTCCGCTTAGcggaaaaacaatttaatcagCTGGCCGGATGGCGTTGCCGTTCTGTTTTGGGGTCTGTACCTGCTGTGGCTTCTGAATAGAGACTGGTGTCCCAAGCCATCCAAGTTCAATCGATCACTCtgcaaatttttaaaaatatgtaattgtATTTATAGTAGCATTTAATTTACTTTAGCTGTTTAAAATCTTTTGATTGCGGCGCGGCTACAGTGACCGCAAGACTCCATTGGAGAAGGATTGTTTTCTAACTTGAAGTTTAATTTAACCCTTTTAAGTAAACTGCACTTGAATAACATGCACTCGATTGATTAGCAGAAATGTTCCATTGCTTTCGGCTACTAAGCCTCAATGATTTTGgtttattgtatttttgaaTAGTTGTGATGTGTTAATCGCAAGTAGCAATTTTGAACACGACTGCGCAGTTACATTAACAAGAATTGAATGAATAATCCTATGGGATACTGTTTTAAAAGACCAATATTAATACTGGTCTATCTGTTTAGTTAATTAGAATGtgcattttgaaaatgtttaccAATAAACTGATTTATGCATGAATGaaattgaattgttttttgATTGTTCTGGCCCTTTACAGATCAGGTTTTTTGTTACCTCTGAATGAGGACTGTACAGATGGCGAGCTGGTGGTATCTTTTTCTTGGATTTTCTTCCTTTATGATTCAATTCCGGATTGAATTATTACCTGGAAGGATTAAACTGagctcttgaaaaaaaaaaaaagatcaagagGAGATAAACTGCATGGAACATGCTCTGTACATTAAATGGATGAACTACTGAATTGCAAAACCAAAGCTCTGAACTTTGGTATCTAATTTTGAgtgtatacttttttttttccctagtTAAGATTAATGTATTCTTCAATTTTTTCCCTCATTCTTTTGTCTGTGGTCATTATTCACATTCATTGAGCTCCAGAAAGAACTTGTTATGCATACTAGTCAGTTGTGTTACCTTGCAATGCTTTCTTAACATAGTCTAGATACATTTATTATAAATTATAACAAATAACGGACTTAATGCATGTTACAACAGTCTGCAATTGTTTTTGTCCTTCCTCTTTGAGGTTACTGCCTTTTCATTGTTCTAATGATCAATATTGTGTGTCAATCtgttgaaaatttaataaagaaagttgaactaaaacaacaacaaaatctaAATAGTCATAGATTAACAGTAAAGAGGCTTACTGAAAGACTCCATTGTAAACCAGGATCTGGGTGGCCAGTGTGGCCAGTAAGGAAATGCTGACTCCCAAACCAAAGCCACTGCGGGAGCGGTCGAATGTCCACCACAAACCAATCGAAAGTGCTGCCAGGGTCAGAGACAACTGGACGTTGTTAGCAAAGTCTACTTTCTGACAGAAGGGGTCAAGAAATAACCATGTCACCAGGTCCATTTACACATTAGTACAGCTGTTGAAAGCATCCAGCTCTTTGTCTGACATGCAATCAATTCTTCACCTGCTGACTGTGTTCCTCTGATAAAACACTACTAGCACAACCTATAATCCCAGCAAGCATCTACTGTAGGGAGGTTTTGGCTCCTATTTAAATGTCAGAACTGTAGACTGGTTtatagaattaaaaaaatacaatgattTCCATGCAATCTGCACAGCTGATGTACAAACTGGCAGCTTTTTATCAACTGTTTAGTATGCCTTTAACTACTGCAACATTCCAACTGAAACAGGCAAACAGGTAAACGGTCATATGATTTCCTCACaggaaaaaccagaaaaaaacagctgaaaataatTTGCCATCTATTACTAATACCAACCACAATAAATTTAGGAAAATGGGAACCTTATCTTAAGAACAAATGCTCTCAACCAATAAAAGGATGTTGACAATAAAAGAGCAGTGACAGTCTGCTTAACGTAGCACATAGAAGACCTTAAACACTAGTTCTTAAAAATGACAACTTTTACTAaagaaatttttgtttttcatttcacaaAACAGCTTTTCATTTGGAATGAGCAAAACCACAAGAAACCTGCCCCAAATGCTAGATCAAAACTAGAAGCAGCGAGCTAGAGTTACATCATTAAATTCTAGAGCATGGCagaacataaacacacaaacccTGAATTTGTATAGCAAATGAAGAAGTTACAAGTGGATTTAAAagaattagaatatcatgaaaaaataCAATACTTTTTGCCACTAATTTCAGAACATTAAACTTCTGTATTATATAAATTCATTACacagagaaaaatatttcaagcctttatttcttgtaattttgatgataacAAAAACCCAAGTGactcagaaaatttaaatattgtgttAAAGTAAAATATAATGGAATCCCTTTGGATCAAAGTTGACTATGACCTGGGGTTCCTGTACCCAAGGATTGAAGAACACTGGCgtctttaaaaacattaacagtCACCATTTTTCTACAAGTTCTACAATTTGCTACATTACAACATAATATTGAAAATCAAATGTCCACAAAGAATGAATTCTAATTTGGCAagtgacatttgcataaatatttttttaactaaaataaTGGTGGCTGTTTAACATAACATCAAGAATCAATTATCCAAAAGGTTGTAGATTTATAATTTGTCAAACTattctaaaaaatattattttataaaaaataatgatttacatACATTTACAATACAATTGTccttaatttgttttataaataattagacctcatttccaaattcctcactataaaccttggttcttaaacaaatATCCACATTGAACTGTGATATCATAATTGCATAATTTTTATTCATGCcctttttcctttatttgtgcATAGTTTATTAGTtcattcattttgcttggtagtttagttacATTATTCTAGCCTAGTAAAGTTTGTTAACTGAAAACATCTTGTTTAACTTAAATAAGTTCTTGTATTTTGAAGAGAACTTGATGTGAATTTTACTCCGTGCATGTGCAGAGTTTGCCATCTTGAGAATGCCAGTGCTCAAATCACTTTCGTATTGTTCTAATCTCACCAACATTTTGGGTATTCACAGGACACACTGGaagctatttaaataaatattaaacaacttaagcatattattgcacaacacaggctttatggagatgctgatttcattttccagcaggcaCCAAAAGATGGTTCAATGGCCCTGGTGTTACTATatttgattggccagcaaactgaaaaactcaaaattagaagaaataaaggtgtgaaatacttTACTCTTTggaatctacaggggttggacaatgaaactgaaacaccagtcattttagtgtgggaggtttcattgctaaattggaccatcctggtagccagtcttcattgattgcacattgcaccagtaagagcagagtgtgaaggt contains the following coding sequences:
- the insig2 gene encoding insulin-induced gene 2 protein isoform X4 codes for the protein MLFFVGVFLALVLNLLQVQRNVTLFPPDVISSIFSSVWWVPPSCGMASAMIGMLYPCIDRRLGEPHKFKREWSSVMRCVAVFVGINHASAKVDFANNVQLSLTLAALSIGLWWTFDRSRSGFGLGVSISLLATLATQILVYNGVFQYTNPDFLYIRSWLPCIFFAGVITMGNIGRQLALYEYKFLQEKTHLD